The proteins below come from a single Asanoa ferruginea genomic window:
- a CDS encoding CarD family transcriptional regulator: MVFSVGETVVYPHHGAALIEAIETRVIKGEEKLYLVLRVAQGDLTVRVPAENAEIVGVREVVGEEGLSKVFDVLRAPHTEEPTNWSRRYKANLEKLASGNPLKVAEVVRDLWRRERERGLSAGEKRMLAKARDILVGEVALAEKSTKDEAEILLDKVLTEA; this comes from the coding sequence ATGGTTTTCAGTGTCGGCGAGACCGTTGTTTACCCCCACCACGGGGCCGCACTCATCGAGGCAATCGAGACTCGGGTCATCAAGGGCGAGGAAAAGCTCTACCTGGTTCTCAGGGTCGCTCAGGGTGACTTGACTGTGCGGGTGCCCGCTGAAAACGCCGAGATCGTTGGCGTGCGTGAGGTGGTCGGGGAAGAGGGCCTGAGCAAGGTCTTCGATGTGCTCCGTGCTCCGCACACCGAAGAGCCGACCAACTGGTCGCGGCGTTACAAGGCAAACCTGGAGAAGCTGGCGTCCGGCAACCCGCTCAAGGTTGCTGAGGTCGTGCGTGATCTCTGGCGTCGTGAGCGGGAGCGCGGCCTGTCGGCGGGCGAGAAGCGCATGCTCGCCAAGGCGCGCGACATCCTGGTCGGCGAGGTGGCGCTCGCTGAGAAGAGCACCAAGGACGAGGCCGAGATTCTCCTCGACAAGGTGCTCACCGAGGCCTGA